One Triticum dicoccoides isolate Atlit2015 ecotype Zavitan chromosome 4B, WEW_v2.0, whole genome shotgun sequence genomic window carries:
- the LOC119292784 gene encoding uncharacterized protein LOC119292784, whose product MPKLAKAFTGGAPAFVLDASDNPSSSSGYGLTVSNIESKRKLVLRPTCHKDLVPSPLMGHLIGSQSSMVCNETLADLDPQGPIPKLQIDRTGRLLTPARRDGGGEEDEALLLHPLETQGQARHASRRLLRRRRGPRPRPAVRHRVRSLGNPHPSARRARRHCAPSRLRKPSPAAAAPAAPVVIAPLPNTRKLAEAPAFVLGASDSPSSSAAYGLTVRNTDSKRKLDPQDDAAREQPSPPGPSGEDLMLRRFKEDMAVLPEIEGTDEYDEVPVEGFGAALLAGYGWKEGDSIGKKYKGMGAVKVREYGRRRCGTQGLGS is encoded by the exons ATGCCCAAGCTCGCCAAGGCCTTCACAGGTGGTGCCCCCGCCTTCGTGCTCGACGCCTCCGATAATCCCTCCTCCAGCTCAGGCTATGGCCTCACTGTTAGCAACATAGAGTCGAAGAGGAAGCTTGTTCTCCGTCCGACGTGCCATAAAGACTTGGTTCCGTCGCCTCTGATGGGTCATTTAATCGGCTCACAAAGCAGCATGGTCTGCAATGAAACTCTTGCAGATCTAG ACCCCCAAGGCCCCATCCCCAAACTCCAGATCGATCGCACCGGGAGATTGCTGACGCCCGCCCGCcgcgatggaggaggagaagaagatgaaGCTCTGCTTCTCCATCCCCTCGAAACCCAAGGTCAAGCCCGCCACGCCTCCcgccgccttctccgtcgccgccgTGGCCCCCGGCCCCGCCCCGCGGTTCGTCACCGTGTTCGATCCCTCGGAAACCCTCACCCCAGCGCCCGCCGCGCCCGTCGTCATTGCGCCCCTTCCCGACTGCGCAAACCCTCCCCAGCTGCTGCCGCGCCGGCCGCGCCCGTCGTCATCGCGCCCCTTCCCAACACGCGCAAGCTCGCCGAGGCCCCCGCCTTCGTGCTCGGCGCCTCCGACAGCCCCTCCTCCAGCGCAGCCTACGGCCTCACCGTCCGCAATACGGATTCGAAGAGGAAGCTTGATCCCCAGGACGATGCTGCTAGGGAGCAGCCGTCGCCTCCAGGCCCCAGCGGCGAGGACCTGATGCTGCGGCGGTTCAAGGAGGACATGGCCGTTCTCCCGGAAATCGAAGGTACGGACGAGTATGAcgaggtgcctgtggaggggttcgGTGCTGCTCTCCTCGCTGGCTATGGCTGGAAGGAAGGGGATTCTATTGGAAAGAAATACAAGGGCATGGGCGCTGTCAAGGTTCGTGAGTACGGCCGCCGCCGCTGCGGCACGCAGGGTCTAGGCTCGTAG